Sequence from the Ailuropoda melanoleuca isolate Jingjing chromosome 10, ASM200744v2, whole genome shotgun sequence genome:
AGAGCGCGAAGGACCCGGGGTCGCTGCCATCGAACATCAAGCAGGCCACATCACAGGTGGCATCGGGCGCGGTGGCCAGCAGGCTGTCAGCACTCACCTCACACAGCTAGACAAAGAGTGGCCTCAGGGCAGGCGCAGGGTCGGCCCCGCGCGCCACGGTGAGACGGCCCCCCGCGCGGACCCAGGTCTATCCTGGGGACCCCAGCACGCACTATCAGGTACTTCTCCTGCCCGTTGACCTGCACCGTGTTGATAGCGTAGATGGCACGTTCCTCAGCGAACTCCCTGGTACCCTGCGTGGAGGAGGGAGCCACGTGAAGCCCGCTGGCCCGGACACAGTccagagcccctgccccccacctgcaGATGCTCACCCTGAGGCTGCGGCCGAGAAAGGCCTGCAGGAAGGCAGACTTGCCCACTCCGCGGGCTCCCACCACCTTGCACAGGAGAACGTTCCTCTGAGTCTGCCCCTTCTCCTGGTCCAGCCTCTTCTCACGAGTGACTGCAGACAGACAGCCCGGGTGAGTGGGACCGAGGGGGcttccagggaggggctgggctcaGGGTGAAGGCGGGCACCCGTACCTGTGATGGCGTGGGCCTGGGAGTCCTGCTCACAGAGGGTGGGGTAGCCCAAGTAACCAAGGTGCTCAAGACAGCGCCGGACGTCCAGATAGGTCaccaggctgggggcaggaggaaggggagggtgagAGGTGCGGGGTCGCTGCCGAACGGCCGGCACGGGCAGTGTCTCCACGGGCAGGGGCTGAACTCACGTCCACTGGCAGAGGTAGCCATGCAGAGACAGCCGGCCGGCCTCGGCGCAGACCTCAAGGGGCAGCTCGGGACCCCAGGGGGCAGCAGGGAACACGCTGAAGAGGCTCTCTAGCTCCGCAGACGAGAGGCAGCCATCACGGTCCTGTGGGCAGAGGGGCTGCGGAGACCTGCGCCTGGAGGCTGGCGGGACCAGGGTGGTGCAGGGCGGAGGTCACGACACCCTTACCTGGTCGTGCTTCTCGAACACCCTCTGCACAAACTGGTAGCCCAAGTGGTTGAGCTCAGTGCTGCAGCCTGGGGGCACGTGCAGCCTGCAGGAGATGCGGGGGCCATCCGGTTCCTGGGAGGCCCTGCCCGCCAGGCTCCCCACACCTCCCGGGTCTTGGGACAGGGACGGGGAGGCTCCCGCACGACCCCCTCAGCCGAGCACCGTGGTCGGAGAGCAGACTGGAGAGAGCAGCACTCGGGGCAGGGGGCCCTCTGCGTCATCCGATCCTGACCACTCACGGCAAGGCCGTCCTGGCCCAATGCCAAGGGCCCCCGAGGAGGGTCGAGGAGCCCACAGGCACCCGCCTGCCACTGACAAGGGAGGCTGAGCCCCGCCCACCACTCACGGTGGGACAAGGTAGTCCGGGGTCAGCTCCAACGTGTCTCCATAGCCGAAGCGCCGCAGGATGGTCCATGTGGTCTCGTGGCGGCCACGCTGGATGAACAGCGTgttcaagaaaagaaagcctgTTCCGCAAGAGGCAGAAAAGCAGATAGCACCGAGCACAGCCTGGCCGCCCCCCGCTCCCAGGGCACCGCAGGGCGTCAGGACTCACCGTCCAGGGTCAGCCGGTCATCCCGCACACCTCCTGCCACGTTCTTGCACACCACCATCTTCACGTCCTCCAGGGCCTGCGGGGCCAGGGGGTGCCCAAAGCAGGATTTCTGCCCCCGAGGGAAAGTCGTCATCAGCCAGCCAGCTGCCTCAGTGACTGCTCAGTGTCACTGAGGGCACCCGAGGCTGTGCCCTCGCGGGACGGGCAGCACCAGCAGACAGAGGGGGCCGCACCTGGAAAGCGTTGAGCTCCTCGTCACTGAGCGCCTGGTCTAGATCCTGGTCTGAGAGCCTGAAGATGCGCGTGAGGGCCTGGGCACACGCGGGCCTCAGCTGCAGGGACAGCCAGCTCAGCACGTACCCCACTCCACCGCTGCCCCCCGCCTGGCCGCCTCACCAGAGCCTGCTGCCCACCTGCTTGGCCTCGGGGTCGTAGAGCGGGGCTGTGGGGTGCAGCACGGCCTTCTGCGCGTAGTAGAACAGCTCCGAAATGTTCCTCAGGTTCTTGGCAGAGCACTGGTGGCCGCAGGGACAGACTCAGAAACATGACTAATACCCCAAAACTCAAAAACGCTCCCCACAAGAGGCAGGTGTGGGTTGTCTTCCAGCAGGCCTGGGGAGCTCCAGCGGCCAGCAGCACACGGGCACCCGCCCACTCACCTCCACACACGTCTCGATCTCAGGGAACTGGCTCATGATGGGCAGCACAGCCTCCATTGAGCTCCCCGGCCGCAGGTCCGACTTGTTGCCCACCAGGATGATGGGGACTCTGTGGGGAGAGGCCTACGGTCACGGCGGATGGGGGAGCTAGCGGGGCCCACCCACCTGGGCCCTGCCCATTACCTGGGGCCCCTCTCAGTCTCCCCGTTCACCAGTGGGATCCACTTGGTTCGTATCTGAAAAGTAAGGCTGGGCCGTGAGGACAGGGGCCTGCCTGTCCTCATGGCTCCCTCCTAGAACACATGCCTGGATGGGGGGAGGTCAGAGGCCCACTGCGAAACAAAGTCCTGGACGCTGGGAATGTGGCCACTTGGAGAGAACAGTCAGCAGGTGGGACCTTATCTGACCCTAGCAGTTCCCAAACACCGCCAAGAGGCCAGGATTCAGCAGCCCAAAGCAGCCCCTTCCACAGGTCTGAGTGGGGCAGATTTCTAACCACCCACGTACTTTGTGGGGAGACAGGGCCACGGGAACTCCCTGGGGAATCTGTGGGGGTCCTGCCTACAGGCCCCCAGTGCCCAGAGCCTGGGTCAGGTGAATGTCCATCTGGAGTCTGTTCAGAGGACAACACGGAGTTGGGTGCCAGCAGCAAGGACCTGAGGCGCAGAAGCTCTTGCCCTCACCTTCTCAATGGTGGCCTCCTCAGACACGTCGTACACCATACACACCACATTTGCCTGTGggaaaaagggggtgggggcgtGGCATGACCACAGGCTTCCCGCTCCACGCCACCCTTGATAGGGCCAGACACCTTGGAACCCCACCCCTCCTGAGCACCCCTCTAGCCAATACTCCCCAGCCGCCGTCAGCTGCTCCAAGCTGACAAGTCCTCCCCTGTCCCCTTCCACTGGAGCCACCAGGCCTGAGCATGGCAGCTCTGGAAGATCCCCTGGAAGGTTCAGGACAGACCAGGCCACCCCCAGAACTTGGCATCCTGGCCGCAGCCCTTCGTTCCTGTGTCGTTTCAGGCACAGAGACTGACAAGGATCACCACAAGGGATGATGGTGACAAGAAGGCTGCTCCTGGATAGCTGTGGCCTTTACCCTGGGCCACGGATGCCCCAGGATACAGCAGAGGCTCCCCCGGGGAGCTCAGTTCAGGCACAGGTCCTCCCGATAACAGATGAGCAGCCGTGACCTGCAGTGTTGGTCAGGGCACCCGCTAGGGTCCAGAGGCTCAGAGCAGTGTGCTGGACTACGGGATGGGAGTACAGGTAGCCAGGACACAGAGCTGGGTAAACGACCACTTTGGAGAACACGACAGGCTGTTCCCAGGATCCAGCAGCAGGGCAGACGATGGGTGTACAGAACCATGGGGCCGGCCGGCCCATGTAGGAGGCAcggtccctctcctccccagctccgTGCAAGGTGAGCCCAGGGAACCTGCCGACTAGCAGTGCTGAGGGACCACGCAGGATTAGTGAGGTCTCAGGCACCCTGAGCGCCTTAACCTAATCCCCGGGAGGCAGCAGCCGGGGGGCTTGGCCCTCAGGACACGGCGTACCTTGTGAATCTCGTCCCGGAGCTCCTCTGCCGTCTGCTCCGCTTCTGCACAGAGGGGAGACCTTGACTGCGACCTGCCCAGacgcccgccccccgccccccgcgcacGGCCGAAGCTCGGGGCCGACCCGCTCTACCTGAGTAATCCACGATGTGGGTGGGCACCTTCTCCGGGGTGACGTCTGCGGGAATGGTGATCTCCTCGGCGCGGGGAGGGACCTGCAGGGGACACGGCGTGACGGCGGCCCGAGGCCCGGGGACGGGTACCGACGGCTGCGGCCACTCTCGCCTCTTACCTCCGCGGGGAACTCCTCGCCCACGAGCGACAGGATCAGCGACGTCTTTCCCACCTGGGCTGCGCGGGGCGGCGCGGTCAGCGCATCGGCCACGATGGCCGCGCTCCTCCCCACTCCGGACCGACCCCGGCGGCCCCGAGACCCCCGCCCGGCTCCCCAGCCCGGCGCCTACCCTCGCCCAGGAGCAAGATGCGCACGTCCCGCTTCATGGCGGCTACACAGTTCCCGCCCCCGGCCCCGACCAGCGATCTCCCACTCGCCCACACTTCCGGGCCCCGCCCTCACTTCCGGCCCCCGCCCGCTGAGCCTCACTAACGAGCCGGGCGGCCCAGAGCGTCCCGGCTGTGCGACAGCGCCACCGCGCGGCCACACTGGGCGTTGCAAGCCCCGCCCGGCCCACTGTGGAGCACGTTCCCTCGCAGGGAGCGGGAGGTCTGGGGGTTTGGTGGAGGCTGAGCTCAGGGCAGCAGGAGCCTGGAGTGACCAGCTGACAATGCCAGAACGCAACACCCACGTTTATTTGAACTTTACAAGGTAGAAATCTAGAAAAGCCCGCAGGTAAAGAGCCAGCAAACACTTTCCGTAAGTTCAGGATCTTGATGATTTAGAGTCCCAGGTCCCTCTGGTGCGGAGAGGCCCAGGCCTTCCTGGCTCAGCAGGAGGCCCTGGGACATCCCGGCTTCTCAGCCAAATGGGGGTCCTGAGCTCAAGACCCCCTCCAAGGCCCGGTGGCCTGTGACTTCCCACACCAAGATGTCACTGTGGGCCACCGAGAAGAGCAGCCGGGCAGATGGGGCAAACCTGCAGAGCTGCACCACGTCATCATGGCCGGCGACGTCCCACACGGCCCCGGACTCACAGTCCACAAGCCTCAGCACACGCTCTGTGGGCAGACGGCACAGGGCACGCCGTACCCATGTCTGTGCAGCTCCAGGGCCCGGGGTCCCCCAACCTGTCCTGGTGTCGGTGCCTCTGGACGAAGGTTTGCTAAAGCCCTGCGTCCACCACACCCAGGGCCCACTACAGCTGGGACCAGGGCAGCAGAGCTAATGGGAGGGCTCATCAGCACCCAGATATCCCACCACATGGGGATTTCAAGGCCCCAAGCTAGGCCACCGAGTCCCTCTGTTGAGGCCCTGGCGCTGGGTGCTGCAATCAGCACCCCACACCCCTCATCTCCTGACCCTACGACTCCCCTGGGGCCTGTGTTCTCAGCCCACTTCAGGGATGAGGAACTTGGGGCACTGATGTGAGAGATAGGTCCCAGGTGGAGGTATG
This genomic interval carries:
- the LOC100483007 gene encoding mitochondrial Rho GTPase 2 isoform X11, translated to MKRDVRILLLGEAQVGKTSLILSLVGEEFPAEVPPRAEEITIPADVTPEKVPTHIVDYSEAEQTAEELRDEIHKANVVCMVYDVSEEATIEKIRTKWIPLVNGETERGPRVPIILVGNKSDLRPGSSMEAVLPIMSQFPEIETCVECSAKNLRNISELFYYAQKAVLHPTAPLYDPEAKQLRPACAQALTRIFRLSDQDLDQALSDEELNAFQKSCFGHPLAPQALEDVKMVVCKNVAGGVRDDRLTLDGFLFLNTLFIQRGRHETTWTILRRFGYGDTLELTPDYLVPPLHVPPGCSTELNHLGYQFVQRVFEKHDQDRDGCLSSAELESLFSVFPAAPWGPELPLEVCAEAGRLSLHGYLCQWTLVTYLDVRRCLEHLGYLGYPTLCEQDSQAHAITVTREKRLDQEKGQTQRNVLLCKVVGARGVGKSAFLQAFLGRSLRGTREFAEERAIYAINTVQVNGQEKYLILCEVSADSLLATAPDATCDVACLMFDGSDPGSFALCASVYKRHYMDGQTPCLFVSSKADLPEGIPPPGLSPTEFCRRHRLPAPAPFSCVGPAKLSTAVFTRLAAMAAFPHLAHGELHTTSFWLRVTLGAIGAAVTAVLSFSLYRALVKSR
- the LOC100483007 gene encoding mitochondrial Rho GTPase 2 isoform X12, producing MTTFPRGQKSCFGHPLAPQALEDVKMVVCKNVAGGVRDDRLTLDGFLFLNTLFIQRGRHETTWTILRRFGYGDTLELTPDYLVPPLHVPPGCSTELNHLGYQFVQRVFEKHDQDRDGCLSSAELESLFSVFPAAPWGPELPLEVCAEAGRLSLHGYLCQWTLVTYLDVRRCLEHLGYLGYPTLCEQDSQAHAITVTREKRLDQEKGQTQRNVLLCKVVGARGVGKSAFLQAFLGRSLRGTREFAEERAIYAINTVQVNGQEKYLILCEVSADSLLATAPDATCDVACLMFDGSDPGSFALCASVYKRHYMDGQTPCLFVSSKADLPEGIPPPGLSPTEFCRRHRLPAPAPFSCVGPAKLSTAVFTRLAAMAAFPHLAHGELHTTSFWLRVTLGAIGAAVTAVLSFSLYRALVKSR